The following coding sequences lie in one Saccharopolyspora hordei genomic window:
- a CDS encoding class I SAM-dependent methyltransferase: protein MIPETPVGAGPAGPEQTPLRMPDGPQGTSVGASPLHVLRFLAAALRAKAVVEVGTGSGETALWLLRGMVPDGVVTSIDPDASVHREARETLREAGVPAGRTRLIAGRAIDLMPRLTEGGYDLVTVNIATTEHSQYLELGLRLLRPGGVIVFAGTQLAGPDTRSAMAQALRELIREVQADEDLVPVTLPTGPGLLAITKRG from the coding sequence GTGATTCCCGAGACGCCGGTCGGTGCCGGGCCTGCGGGCCCCGAGCAGACACCGCTGCGCATGCCCGACGGCCCGCAGGGCACGTCGGTCGGGGCGTCGCCGCTGCACGTGCTGCGCTTCCTGGCCGCGGCGCTGCGGGCGAAAGCCGTCGTGGAGGTCGGCACCGGATCGGGGGAAACAGCCCTGTGGCTGCTCCGGGGCATGGTGCCCGACGGTGTCGTGACCTCGATCGACCCGGACGCGTCGGTGCACCGCGAGGCCCGCGAGACGCTGCGCGAAGCGGGCGTCCCGGCCGGTCGCACCCGGCTCATCGCCGGTCGCGCGATCGACCTCATGCCCCGGCTCACCGAGGGCGGCTACGACCTGGTGACGGTCAACATCGCCACCACCGAGCACTCGCAGTACCTGGAGCTCGGGCTGCGCCTGCTGCGCCCGGGCGGCGTGATCGTGTTCGCCGGGACCCAGCTGGCGGGCCCGGACACCCGCAGCGCGATGGCCCAGGCCCTGCGCGAGCTGATCCGCGAGGTCCAGGCCGACGAGGACCTGGTCCCGGTGACCCTCCCGACCGGCCCGGGCCTGCTCGCCATCACCAAGCGCGGCTGA